The genomic segment CGACGATGCCATTGGCGTACTGCACGATCGCACCGGGCGATGGACAGGCCTTGAGGCAGCCCGGCTCGGCGCAATGCATGCAGTTGTCCTTGCGGATCAGCCACTCGAGATTGCCCTGCTCATCCTCGTACTCGCTGAAGCGCATGACCTCGAACGACTCTGGCGACAGGTCCTGCGGGTTGTTGTAGGTGCCGTCGCATTCGCCGACCTCGTCTCGCAGGTCGTTCCATTCGGAACAGGCGACCTGGCACGCCTTGCAGCCGATACACACCGATACATCGATCAGCTTCGTGACGGCATTCACGCCCCCATGCCGCACCTGCGGCGATGGCGTGGTGGTCGCTGAGCGAGCGATGATGTTTTGCAGGTTGATCTGATCTCCACGCATCAGGCGGCTCCTCCAATCTTCTCCACGTTCACCAGAAACGACTTGAACTCCGGTGTCTGGGTGTTTCCGTCACCCACGAATGGCGTGAGGGTGTTGGTCAGGTGTGCCTTCTTGGCCACACCCTTGAAGCCCCAATGGATGGGGATGCCGATCTGGTGCACCGTCCGACCATCGATCTGCAGCGGAACCAGCCGCTTGGTCACCACCGCAACTGCCGTGATGAAGCCCCGTTTGGAGGTCACTCGTACTCGCTCGCCAGCCGCGATACCCAACTCCTCGGCAAGCACGGCGCTGATCTCGATGAACTTCTCCGGCTGGGCAATCGCGTTGAGCCGCGCGTGTGTCGTCCAGTAATGGAAGTGCTCGGTGAGGCGATAGGTCGTCGCTGCGTAAGGGAAATCCTTGTTGGAGCCGAACGAATCGCGATCCTGCTCGAACACACGGGCGATGGGATTGTTCAGGGCCAACGGATTGTTCGGGCTCATCGGGTTGCGATCGATGGGGGTCTCCATCGGTTCGTAATGTTCCGGAAACGGTCCCTCGTTCAACCATTCCGAGGCAAACAGCTGCCCGACCCCTGTCTGCGTGACGATGAAGGGCCGGACGCCTTGCGATGGTGGCGACGTCAGCGGGAAGTCCGGCACGTCGGCCCCCGTCCAGCGCTCGCCGTTCCACCAGACGAACGCCTTGTTGGGCGCCCAGGGAGTGCCGTCGGGCCGTGCCGAAGCACGGTTGTAGAGCAACCGTCGGTTCATCGGCCAGGACCAGGCCCACTCCAGCGTGTTCCCGGTGTTGTAGGGGTCAGAGTTGTCGCGCCGGGCCATCATGTTGCCCTCTTCCGTCCAGGCGCCTGAATAGATCCAACACCCGCAGGCGGTCGAACCGTCGGCGCGCAGCTCGCTGAAATCCTTGAGCAGCTCGCCCTTGCGGCGAACGACATTACCCGCCTCGTCGGTCAGGTCGATCAGCGCTCTGCCGTTGTATTCCTGTGCCAGTTCCGCCGCCTTGGGGAATTTCGGATCCTTGTAGTTCCAGGCGAGATTCAAAATGGGCTCCGGGAATGCTCCACCTTCCTCCTGGTACAGATGTTTCAGACGCAACATGACCTCGCCGAGAATCTCGGTATCGGTCATCGACTCGCCAGGGCCTGGTGCGGCCTTCTCGTGCCATTGCAACCAGCGCGAACTGTTGGTGATGGAGCCGTCGTCCTCGGCGAAGCAAGTCGTGGGCAAGCGGAAGACCTCAGTGCCGATCTTCGACGGGTCCACGTCATGGTATTCGCCGAAGTTTTTCCAGAACTCGCCGGTCTCCACGGTCAAAGGATCCATGATCACGAAGTACTTGAGCTTCGACAGGCCATCCATGACCTTGGCCTTGTTGGGAAACGCCGCCAGGATGTTGAAACCCTGGCAGAAGGCCCCGGTCATCTTGCCCAGTGTCATGTCGTTGATGGCATAGAGCACGTCATAGATTGGCACGGAGAGTTTCGGCAGCCAGTCGTAGCACCAGTCGTTTTCGGCTGTAGCGACATCGCCGTACCAATCCTTCATCAGGCTGACGAAGAACCGCTCATAGAATTTCCAGTAGGACACCTCACCTTCGACCAGCGGCTGTTTGATCCGCGTCTTCATGTAGTCGGCGTAACTTTGCAGGTTCACCGACGGCAGGTTGAGGTAGCCCGGCAGCAGATTGGATAGCAAGCCGATATCCGTCAGGCCCTGAATGTTCGAATGGCCACGCAATGCGTTCACGCCGCCGCCGGGCATGCCCATGTTGCCAAGCAGCAGCTGCACCATGGCGCCGCAGCGAATGATCTGCGAGCCGATGGTGTGTTGCGTCCATCCCAGCGCATAGAGGATGGTCATGGTCTTGTCCGGCGCCGAGGTCTGCGCCATCAAATCCCAGATCTCCATCACTTTGTCCCGCGGCATGCCGCAGACATTCTCGACCTGCTCAACGGTGTAACGGCTGTAATGCTGGCGCATCAGCTGGAACACGCAGCGCGGGTGCTCAAGCGTCGGGTCGGCGCGCGCGAAGCCCCGCTCATCCAGCTCGAAATTCCAGGTCTCGCGGTTGTAGGTCCGGTCTTCAGGGTTGTAGCCGGTGAACAGTCCTTCCTCGAAACCGAAGCCTTCTTTGACGATCAGGCGAGCATCGGTGTACTCGCGGACGTACTCGTGAGCGTAGCGGTCGGATTCGATCAGGTAGTTGATGAAACCGCCGAGGAACACGATGTCCGTACCGGTCCGGAGCCAGGCGTGATAATCGGCAACCGCTGTGGTTCGGTTGTAGCGAGGGTCGATGGAAATCAGGATCGCGTTGCTGCGCTCCTTGGCATGCATGACCCAACGGAAGCCCACCGGATGCGCTTCGGCCGAGTTGCCGCCCATCGACAGGATGACGTTAGCGTTGGCAATGTCGACCCAGTGGTTCGTCATGGCACCGCGACCAAATGTTGGGGCAAGACCTGCCACCGTTGGTCCGTGTCAAACGCGCGCCTGGTTGTCGATCTGAAGGATGCCGAGTGCTCGTGTGATCTTCTGCGTGAGATAGGCCGTCTCGTTGGTGCAGGCTGACGCCGCCACCATCGAGGTGGTCAACCAGCGATTGACCAGCCGTCCCTGCTCGTCGTGCGTTTCGAAATTCTTGTCGCGATCGTCCTTCATGTGGCGCGCGATGCGCGTGAAGGCCTCGTCCCAGCTGATGCGCTTCCATTCGTTGGTGAACGGCTCGCGCACTTCCGGGTATTTGACCCGGGACTCGCTCTTGATGAAGTCCAGCACACC from the Stutzerimonas stutzeri genome contains:
- the fdnG gene encoding formate dehydrogenase-N subunit alpha; this translates as MTVRVSRRQFLKFGAAGVGASSMAMMGFAPDEAVASIRHFKLTGAKIARNICTYCSVGCGMLLYSRGDGAANVIDDIYHVEGDPDHPVSRGSLCPRGAGVLDFIKSESRVKYPEVREPFTNEWKRISWDEAFTRIARHMKDDRDKNFETHDEQGRLVNRWLTTSMVAASACTNETAYLTQKITRALGILQIDNQARVUHGPTVAGLAPTFGRGAMTNHWVDIANANVILSMGGNSAEAHPVGFRWVMHAKERSNAILISIDPRYNRTTAVADYHAWLRTGTDIVFLGGFINYLIESDRYAHEYVREYTDARLIVKEGFGFEEGLFTGYNPEDRTYNRETWNFELDERGFARADPTLEHPRCVFQLMRQHYSRYTVEQVENVCGMPRDKVMEIWDLMAQTSAPDKTMTILYALGWTQHTIGSQIIRCGAMVQLLLGNMGMPGGGVNALRGHSNIQGLTDIGLLSNLLPGYLNLPSVNLQSYADYMKTRIKQPLVEGEVSYWKFYERFFVSLMKDWYGDVATAENDWCYDWLPKLSVPIYDVLYAINDMTLGKMTGAFCQGFNILAAFPNKAKVMDGLSKLKYFVIMDPLTVETGEFWKNFGEYHDVDPSKIGTEVFRLPTTCFAEDDGSITNSSRWLQWHEKAAPGPGESMTDTEILGEVMLRLKHLYQEEGGAFPEPILNLAWNYKDPKFPKAAELAQEYNGRALIDLTDEAGNVVRRKGELLKDFSELRADGSTACGCWIYSGAWTEEGNMMARRDNSDPYNTGNTLEWAWSWPMNRRLLYNRASARPDGTPWAPNKAFVWWNGERWTGADVPDFPLTSPPSQGVRPFIVTQTGVGQLFASEWLNEGPFPEHYEPMETPIDRNPMSPNNPLALNNPIARVFEQDRDSFGSNKDFPYAATTYRLTEHFHYWTTHARLNAIAQPEKFIEISAVLAEELGIAAGERVRVTSKRGFITAVAVVTKRLVPLQIDGRTVHQIGIPIHWGFKGVAKKAHLTNTLTPFVGDGNTQTPEFKSFLVNVEKIGGAA